The Scyliorhinus canicula chromosome 10, sScyCan1.1, whole genome shotgun sequence genomic interval AGGGCTGTGCTAGTCTCGGTGGGGTTGCGCAGGTGTGGGCAGGGCTGTGTTGGGGGAGGTACGGCTTTGCTGGTTAGCTGTGCTggtgtgggcggggctgggtcgttgtgggcggggctgggtcgTTGTGGGCGGGGCTGAGCCGTTGTGGGCGGGGCTGAGACTCTGGGTGGGGCGGGGTCGCTGAGGGCGGGGCTGATTGGGTGTGGGCGGTGCTGAGCCTGTGGGCGGGGCTGAGCTGTTTTGGGCGGGGCTGTGAGCGGGGCTGAGCCGCTGGGCGGGGCTGAACCTCTGGGCGGGGTGGGGCTGAGCCTCTGTGGGCGGGGCGGGGCTGAGCCTCTGTGGGCGGGGCTGAGCCTACTGTGGGCGGGGCGGGGCTGAGCCTCTGTGGGCGGGGCGGGGCTGAGCCTCTGTGGGCGGGGCGGGGCTGAGCCTCtgtgggcggggcggggcggggctggctccccccggatcaccagcacctgtccgggctcGCTGTCACGTGCTGCCGCTCCCAGCTCTCTGCTTCACCTGTGTTGACGGCCACAGGAACCATGTCGGCTCCCGCTACAACTCCCAGCCTGAACTCTAACGCCGTGTCTTTCCCGGCTCCTCGGATAACCTTACCTCTCGGAACGTCGGTGCTGCAAACCTATTCTGGAGCTTTAATCTGTTTGGAAATTGTGAGTAGTTGGTAATGATTATAACAAAAGCTGCTGGGTGGTGACGCCCAGTGTCTTTGCCCAGCAGGTAAATCTTTCTCTCTTTTACCTCAAGCTGTTCGGAGCGTTGGTGTGGATTCTGGTCGCCTCGTCTAATGTCCCGGTGCCCCTGATGCAAGGTTGGGTGATGTTTGTGTCCGTCACCATGTTCCTGTGCTCGAccctgtacctgtgtgtgtatctgtgcggaCTGGCAGACAGGCTGGATACCGACTGGAATCTGGTGGTGAGTAAATGTCCCTTATTGTCACCGAGTGATCGCTGGGCATCCCGATACCCTGGTCTCGTAGTCAGTCCCTGGCATCGTCTTAAGCTGTAGTGTGAAGCTATCGCTAAATGAACCTGTCTGCAGACACAATTGTTACTCTGTAAAAGTCTGACATCTAATCTAGTTATGTAGTCTTGACCACCTTGCGAATTTAAAAAGTCACATTGTTTGACTGTCGGTCTACAGTGGTATTGCAGGGTGCCAGAGCATCTCCGAAGTGGTTTTACTTTGATTTGTTAGAAGTGCAACTAGGTTTCCTCACCTGCAGCAAAAATTAGTGAGAATACAAAACAACTTGAAAAGTTTTTGGTTTGGATGTAAATCTCGATTATCAAACGCTGTAGCAGAGAAATGGGGTCATtatattcatttaaatatgtatccAGTATTTGTCCCCACACAAGCTGCCTTGTTTAATTCCAGCAGGAGTATTGGATAGTTACCTGATCTCTTGTGTCTCACCTCTGTCTGGAGGACAATTTAATGTCTCAGTGCTCATTCTGGCTAAAATAGCTATCTTACACTTGATTGGAAATTCAACTCCAAACTTCCTGATTTGATTTTGTCTGACATCACTAGTGCTTTGGGAATTATGTATGGCTTCACCTTAGATATTCTAATGACCATTAATATAATACCTTTTTAATGTAGTCCAATGTACCAAAGTGTAATCCCAAAATGTTAACACAAGGTGATATTGGGTCAGGTAATTGATCAGcagtatgttttaaaaggaagAGAGAGCTGGAGGGTTGAAAGCATGCTGCAAGTGCAGATGTGAAAGGTTATATTACAGGCTATAGTTGGAATGAAGCAGAGTTCTTGTAGATTGTaaagctggaggaagttacagaaataggaagggtcaAAACTGGGAGTCCATGTAGGTCTGcaatcatgttttttttaattcattcatgtgatgtggtATTTTACTGCAAGGTCAGAATTATcagccatccctaattgttcttgataaaatggtggtgagctgctgcttgAATAGAATTTAATGACTTGCCTTGCCAGTGTCAGCCACAGTGTCataaatctggagtcacatttggcTGTACTAGGtatggaaggcagatttccttctctgaaagaCATTGGTGAATCTGATGGGTTTTGTGACAATGTGCAAGGCTTatggtcgccattactgagactagctttttattTTAACTGATTTGTCATTAATTTCATTCAAATTCCCCaacagccatggtgggattttaacTTGCAATGATTCATTTGTCCAGACCTCTGGATTGCTACAGCGCCCTCTTAGCTGAATGAGATTTGAGCTAAATGAGATTTACTGTAGTGTTTTGGGCAAAGGAGTTCATATGAGCTCAGTTATGGCAAGTGACGATTTCAGAATCATAAGACTTTAAGCTGTCTAATTTATTTTTGGAGTATGCAGATGTTTTATTTAAGTGTATAGTAACTTAAATCATGCGCAAGATCCCTTTCATGTGGGGATTTTCTGGTTGCGGAAGTGAACCAtaaggcccatcgagcctgctccactattcaatatgatcatggctgatctttggttTCAATTCTACTTTCCTGCCT includes:
- the mal2 gene encoding protein MAL2, which produces MSAPATTPSLNSNAVSFPAPRITLPLGTSVLQTYSGALICLEILFGALVWILVASSNVPVPLMQGWVMFVSVTMFLCSTLYLCVYLCGLADRLDTDWNLVDFVYHFVAFVFYFGASVLEAATTAAAVEREAINATTAIFVTVLDLRQYSINVAATIFSFVVTLCYACSLGLALRRWKL